The genomic window GTGCGTTCGCTGACCGCGGGGCCTCTGCGACGCATCAATTGCAGCTGGCTGGCCAACGCGTTTTCGCGAACATTGCGCTTGGAAATGTATCGCGGTGCGGTACAGCCCGCCGTGAAGGCCAACAGCAATAGACAACCCAACAAACTGGCGCATACCAGCTGCGGCGTTGAGCGGCGGGGCGTATTGTGTGGCGTCATGCGGTGTCGCAGGGGATCCGTTCCCCGGATTGATAGGCGGCCGGAGAGTAGCGAGACCGGCGGCCGCGTGTCAACGCAGATCTGGATTGCCGGGCTAGCATTACCAATGCCCCGTAGCCGAAGTCCCCAGACTTTGGATTGAACCCGTAGCTACCGTCGCCAGACGGTGGGATTAACCCGTAGCTACCGTCGCCAGACGGTGGTCCCGGGCTCTGGCGGGGTTCGTATATGGAAGGGATGCGCGGGGACAGTCCCTGCGCACCCCTTCACGGATTTGCAGCGGACCCGCCGTTGTGTCGACCCTCCGGGCCTCAAGTTTTGGGTCGATGCGTCGACCGGGGCTTAACAGCCCCGGCAGAGGTTGTACCGACCCTCCGGGCCTGATTTCCGTAGCTATGGGGCGCTGGGGTCCACGCTCTGGAGAGCGTAGCTACGAGAACGGGTAGCTACGAGAACGGGGCGCTACGAGACGCTGAAAATGCCGCGGTGTTGCAGCTCGTTGAGAATTTGTTCGGCCAGCTGTGGCGGGGTGCGGCCATCGCCGGCGGCCAAATGGATTTCCGGATGGGGCGGCGGTTCGTAGGGATCGCTGATGCCGGTGAAGTTGGGGATTTCCCCGGCACGGGCTTTTTTGTACAGCCCCTTCGGATCGCGTTGTTCGCAGATCTCCAGCGGTGTGTCGACGAAGACTTCGATAAAGTCACCGGCTTGGCCGGAACCTTCGACCAGCTCCCGGACCCGCTGGCGGTCGCGCGTGTAGGGGCTGACAAATGCGGACAGCGTGATCAGGCCGGCAGCGGCAAACAGCTGGGCGACCGAACCGATGCGGCGGATGTTCTCTTCGCGATCTTCCGGTCCGAAGCCCAGCCCAAACCGTTTGGCAAAACTGTCGCCGTGGTCGGCGGCCAGCCGGTCCGGTGGAGCGCACAGGCCGTGGCGAATATTGTCGCCATCGAGCAGGAAGGTTTTGGCGCCGCGTTCCAACAACTGTTGATCCAAAGCGTTGGCGATCGTGCTCTTGCCACAACCGCTCAGCCCCGTGAACCAAATCACGCAACCTCGCTGACCGAGCACGCGTTGTCGATCCTCGCGCGAAACCGCGTGGTCATGCCAGACAATCTGGGGCCGGTGGTGCAATTCGTCCATTGCAGTGTCGATTCTCGAACTCGGTGGTAGCGGATCAGGAGGCGGCAGGCGGTGGGCCGGCGGGTGGCTGGACCGCGTAGCCCTGTGTCAGGGGCGGGGGTGGGAAGGTGCCCGGACCAAAGATATCGCGGTACAGCACAAACATCGAACCAAACGTAATCGGGATCACGAAGAAGGCCGGGATATAACAAGCCAGGGCGGCGATGTACGTAATTAGGGACACCACAAACAGGTGCCAGATGATACCCAACAAGTTCTTGATCGACGCTCGCCAGGAATATTTGACGGCATCCATGGCGGTTAAATGTCGGTCGGCGATCAATTGGAAGGAAAACAGGAAGGGCAGGTAAATCAGCAGCATGGCCACCATCATCAGGATAAAGAACACCGGCATGATGACCAGCATCACTCCCACCGCGGCGTCCGGGTTTTCCTGGGTGCCCGCCATGGCGCCAAACATGATGGCCACCATTAGCAAGTAGCTGGGAAAGATCACGACGAAGGACAGTGCGGTGGCGATCAGCATCACCAGGAACGAGTCCAAGAAGAAATCAAAACCTTTGAACAACGCACCGAATTCGGTGCGTCCAAATTGTTCGCGCTGCATGAAGCACATAAAAATCCCTACCATCATGGCGCCCATGATGATTCCCATCGGCACCAAGGAACCGACCAGGATGCCAACCAGCGTGACGCCGACCATCAACATGTATTGATCGCCCATCAGCGCGTAGGCGCGCTTCATCAATTCGATGGGGCGAATCGACACGCGGCGAATCTGTAGTTCACCAGAAGGAACTTCGACGAGTGGCTCTGGGCCGGCCGGTTGGTAGGGATTGGCGTCGCTCATCGTTGTCGGATGTCCTGGAAATTGCGGAGGTCATACGGGATGCCCACATAGTCTAACACACGACAGAGGCCTCGCAGGGCGACGCCAAAACCGTCGGGGCCGCTGAATCCGCCAAACTGTCCACCGCCTTTGACGTGTGGTTCCAGGTCCATGAATACGCCATCGACGCCGCGGTCGGTCATCCGCTTGTGCAGTTCGGGCATGAACCCGGCCAGGTCGCGAAGGATGGCTTCATGTCCCGAATCGCCACAGTCGGCGGGAACAAAATTCTTCAGCGAAGCTTCGTCGACATGGGTGATGCGACCGCCCGGCGAAGGATCGGCGTAGTCCTTGATGTGCACCCAACCCAAGCTGGGTTTCATAGCCAGGTACTGAGCGTAGGTTTCGTCGGCGGTGAAACCCTGGGTCACGATGTTGGCGGCGTCGAAAATCGTCAGCATGGCCGGGTGGTTCACGCGGCGGTGGATGTCGGCCAACAGTTGTCCGGTTTGTCCGACCAAATTGGCTTCCACTTCCAGTCCAAAGGTTAGACCGTGCGAATCACACATCTCGGCGATCTGTCCCAGCTGGTCGCTGACCTGTTCCAGATGGTCTTCGGCGGCGGTGCCTTTGGGATGGTAGAAGGCGAAGCCGCGGATCAGTTTGGCGTCGAAGGCGTTAGCCAGTTCGCAGGCCCGGCGGACTTCTTCGTCCAGGTATTTGTCGAAGGGCACAAAACGGTTGGCGGTGCCGTCGTCGACATCTTGCAGTTTCACTTTGCCGATCGGCGAGCCGATCGAGCTGACTTTTAAACCGTATTCGTCCTGCTGTTGGCGGACGGTGGCGATTTCTTCATCGCTCAACTGCATCACGTTTTTGACACCTTGGCCGGCATCGATAAAACGGATGGAATAGTATCGCAATCCCAGGGCGGCAAATGCACAAAACTGTTGCAGGACCAGTTTGTCGTTAGCGGCTTCGTCGGCGAATCCGGTTAGCAGGGCGGGAGGGCAAGCGGTCATGTTAGAAATTTGTCGGTTAGAGGTGAGGGTTCCAGGATGTGCCCCCACAACTTAACCGAATCGGTAACTCATTGGCTATGGTATGCCGGCCGCAGGTCCAGGGCGATGACCGCCGCCAGAGCCAGCAACAGCAAGCCGACCAGCAGCAGCACCCCGCGAGCGGCGGGCTGACCCCATTTTCGTTGTACGGCCGCCAAAGAGCGGAGCCGATAGGGAAGAGCCCAACCGGTCGCGGCGGCCACCAGAGACAGGGTCCCCAAGCTGGTCGCGACGGCGGCTACGAGAATTTGATCGGCTCGCATCGGGCTTTCCTAGCCTTGGCGTTCGGAGATGCCCAGCCGACGCCGAATCACGCGAGCTTGGGCGCGAGGCACTTCCAGGTCAGGGCAGATCGAAGTGGCGAGATCGAGGGCCTTCAGCGCTGCGCCCAGATCGTTGCGTTCCATCCGGCAGCGGGCCACCCCGATCCAGGCCGGATAGTGAAAGCGACACAGCCACAAACATTTGCGAAACGCCGCTTCCGCTTCGTCCAGATTGTTCAGTCCCTCCCAACAGATGCCCATCTGATGCATCGCTTCGGCGTAGCCTGGCGACTGATTGGCAAGGATCATCGCGGGAGGCAATCCGGCGGCAAATTCGCCGCCATCGTTCAGGTGCATGACCTGCAACAGTTGCTGGTGATGCGCGGGAGCCGCATCGCGAACCAAGGTGGCACGGAAGGCATCGTCGGCGGCCAGTCGCACGCCGCGGTCGCTGTCCGATAACGCTCGGCCAAGCGCTTCGACCACTGTGCCGTCGCCGACAATGCCCAAAGCCAGGGAGGCCGCGCGGCGAACTTCGATGCAACCCACGGCCAACAACTTGGCCAGCGTACTGGGCAGATAGGCATCGGATACTTGCTGCGCAAATCGCAGCGTGTCGGCACTGGCAAGGTAGCGGCGGTAACTAGCCACCAGTCGCGAGTTTCGAACAATCGGTTGTGTCACGGGATGTACGCCTTAGATGTATTGAAACGATCGTGACCGTTCCGCTCGCCAACCCTGCGATCGATCACCTTGTGATGCCAGTCAAAAAGCATCGTACGCAGCGGTGAGGCAGCGACAAGTCACAGACTTGATATTTTTACTTCGCTGCACCCGCTCGCTGGACGTAACGGTGCGGTGGCCGTGGTGCGCCGCAAACATCCGTCACCGGTCGCTTGCTCCCGTGCGCCTCCATGATGCAGCCGAGTCTAATTGGGATAATTGCCGACGGCAACCAACCGACAGGTTTCCCCGCGGCAGCTATAATAAAAACCCACATCGACGCGTTCGACGCGATTACAACGAATTGGAAAATCTATTCCATGCTAGCTGCTTTCCGCTCCCGCCCGCTGGCGATCCCGTCAGCGTTTTGCCGCAGTTGCCTGGGGACGCTGGTGGTGCTGTGGCTGATCAGCGGACCGGGGTTTGCGCAGTCCACGCAACGCGATTTTGAAGTGCGTTTAGCGGCCGCACACCAAAGCCGCTTCAGCGGCCGTTCGCTCCGCGATACGTTAGACATCCTTAGTCAAACGACCCACGTGACCTACTGGCTGGACCGACGTGTCGACTCCGCCCAAACGGTGAATGTTCCCGCCGCCGGTCCGACCGTTGAACAGGCTTTCAGCAACATCGCGGCAGCCGCGGGATTGGTCAGCCTGCCGATCGATAATTTGGTTTTGGTAGGACGCGCGGATTGGGTGGACCGGGCAGGTACGCTAGTTTTGGCGGCCGGTAGTGGCGCCCAGCCTGGCGACGAGGGACAGGCCGGCGCGGCGGTTCGCGCGACATCCTCGGAACGACCGGTAGCGATTCGCTGGCCGTTGTTGACCACGCCCGACGAAGCGCTGACGGAGGTCGCCGAAGCTCTAAATGTCGACGTCGGCTCGCTGCGTTTACCTCACGACTTATGGCCCGCGTTTTCTAATACGTCGATCCGGGCGACGACGTTGTTGACTTTGATCGGCTGTGAGTTCGATCGCTGGTTGCGGCTTGATGACGACGGAAGTCTTCGCGCCGACGCCTTTCCCGAAGAGGTGTCCATCGAAAAGGCTTATCCGGCAGGGCTGGTTGCGGCGGCCAAGGGCGAAATCTTGCAAATCGATGCCGAAGCATTGTTGACCGAACAAGGCAACCAAACCATCGTTCGCAGCGGAGGCCGTGTACATCGGCTGTTGAGCGTGCGGAAACGCCTCGGTCGCCGCCCCGCCGGTCGTCCCCGTCCCGGTCCGGCCGTCGCCGTTGAGGACAAACGCTTTACCATCCACTGGCAAGACGCTCCAGCCGGCGCGGCGCTGCGGTCGTTGGCGCAGGCCGGCGGATGGACGTTGGTGATGTCCTCGGCGAGCGGTGAAAACGCCGCTCGGTTGATCAATCTGAAAGCCGAAGAGACTCCGCTGAAAGAGTTAGTCAACAAGGTGGCTGAACAGGTTGATCTGTCGGCCAGTTGGGATGGCGATATGCTGAGCATCGATGTCCGTTGACAGAACCGCTATGAAACGTTCGGTCCGCACAATGCCACCCGGCATCATGCCAGCGGGCAGTCCTGCCGATTTTCAACCGATAGATACGTCGGTGGCGCTATTGCCGTCGTTGCGTTGGTTCGATTGTCGGAGTCGTGTGCGATGCGGAGTGCGTTGCTGGTCATATTACTGTTGGGTGGCGGTTGGTATTTCTTCCGCCATTATGAGATCGACGGATTGGATGGGGTAGAGCTGCGCCCCAAGTCGATCGCAGCGGGCGCCGACAGAGACGATGACCTCCGCGGTTACCTGGACGGTGCAGCGGATTGGCGCATCGATAACGGGGCGACCGGGATTCCGGGAACCGCCTATACGCCGGCGGATTTTTACGCTTCCGACTCGGCCGCCGACGGCACCGAGGCTCAGCTGGCGTCTTTCGGTGGCGACGCCGCCGCCGCCGATGGAGACACCGCCGAGGACGCCGCGGCGCTGGCGGAGCAAATCCCCCATCCCTCCCGGCGGGTGCGAGTGGCTTCATGGGCCCTGGGAGGGTTCGGAAAAGACAAGGCCGCCAAGCCCCACGTTATGGGCTGGTTGGCCCGGGTGATCCGCAGCTTTGACGTGATTGCCGTCCAACAGATCACCGGTCCCCAACGCGATCTGTTGCCGCGGATTGTCGAGCACGTCAACCGCAGCGGACGTCGCTACGATTTTCTGATCGCACCGCCCCAGTTGGCCGGAACCAATCCCTACGGTCCCGAAGAACAGCTGGCCTTTGTCTTTGATACCGAACGGGTGGTCACCGACCGGGGGCAGTTCTATACCGTCGCCGATCCCGCAAACGTGATGACGCATGATCCGATTGTGGGTTGGTTTCGAGTGGTTGGTCCCAAACCGGATCGGGCATGGACGTTTTCGGTGGTCAATGTGCGGGTGGAGATGGACGTGGCGCGGCGCGAGGTGGCGGCGCTTAGGGAGGTGATGCAGGCGGTGACCCAGGACGGTCGCCACGAAGACGACACCTTGATGGTGGGGCTATTTCAGGCCGACGATGCCTATCTGCGGCCCTCGCTCGGACAGAACCGGGTGGTGGCTGCGGTGGAAGCCACGCCCACGGACATCTTTGGCCGTCATCAGGTCAGCAATGTATTGCTCGACCCGCTGGTGACGACCGAGTACCTGGGGACAGGGGGAGTTGTGAATTTTTTGCGGCTGCAGAATCTGACGTTGGCCGAATGCGAGGAGTTGACGCCCCATCTGCCGGTCTACGCCGAGTTTTCGCCAGTCGAGGGTTTGTAGGTGATGGCCCGGTGGCGATACAATGAGCGCCCTGCCCGTTCTCCTTTTTGTGTTGACTGATGACAAATTCAGACGCTGATTCGGTGGATTCCTCCTATAACTCGGTACCCGAGGCGGTCGAAGCGATCCGCAACGGGGAGGTCGTTATCGTGGTGGACGCCGAGGATCGCGAGAATGAAGGCGACTTTATCTGCGCGGCGGAAAAAGCGACCGTCGAACAGGTGAACTTTATGTTGGCCGGTCGCGGGCAGCTGTGCGTCTCGGTGTTGCCGGAAGTTTGCCGGCGGTTAGAGCTGGCACCGGTGGTGTCGCAAAACGATGCGCCGCTGCGGACCGCATTCATGACGCCCATCGACATCGCCACCGCCAAAACGGGGATCACGGCCGCCGAACGCGCCGAAACCATCCGCAAAATGGCGGAGACGACGGCCAAGACCGAAGACTTTGTGCGTCCCGGACACGTGTTCCCGCTGTTGGCCAAGCAGGGGGGCGTGTTGCGACGCGCCGGACACACCGAAGCGGCGGTCGACCTGGCTCGCATGGCGGGTCTGACCCCGGCCGCCTGCCTGTGTGAGATTTTGGATGACAAAGGAGACCGGGCCACCCGCGCCACGCTGCACGGTCTAGCGCAGCGGCACGGTTTGAAAATTATCAGTATCGAGCAACTGATCGCGCATCGACGGGTCAGCGAAAAACTGGTGCAGCGAGCCGCCGAAGCGAAACTGCCGACGCGGTTTGGGGACTTTAAGATCATCGTCTATTCAGTCGATTACGAAGCTCAGGAACCGATCGCCTTGGTCACCGGTGACCTGACGGCGGAAGGGCAGCCACCGCTGGTGCGGATGCACAGCAGCTGCTTTACCGGTGATTTGGTGGAATCGCTGCGCTGCGATTGTGGCGACCAGCTGGAACTGGCGTTGCAAATGATCAGCGACGAAGGTCGCGGGGCGCTGATCTATCTGCCTCAAGAAGGACGCGGTATCGGGCTGGCACAAAAGATCCGCGCTTACTCGCTGCAGGATCAGGGGTTGGATACGGTCGAAGCCAATCACGCGCTCGGGTTTAAAGCCGACATTCGCGACTACGGCGTGGGCCTGCAGATTCTGAAAGATCTGGGCCTGTCGCAGGTGCGGTTATTGACCAATAACCCCAAAAAGACGGAAGCGTTTAATCTCCGCGGCTTTGATCTCCGCGTCGTCGATCAGGTGCCAATCATCCCGCCGGCCAACGTGCATAACGCCAAGTACCTGCAGACCAAACGCGAAAAAATGGGTCACCAGTTGCCCTAGTTCAGGGGTGCTTGGGCGTCGTCTTGCGCAGTGTCCGCGAACTGATGGCCACGAAGCACAAGGCGATCGCTACCGGCAGTGGTGCGAAGGCAAAGCCCACCAGGCCCATCAAGAACAGCCAAAACGCGGGGGCTTGAACCCAGCGAGCCAATCGAGACCAGTTGTATCCGACCAGGATGATCAACAACACGCTGACGGCCACGCCTACGCCCAACGTTTCCAATTGTTTATAGGGGTAGGTGGTGTCGGTCACGAAGGCGGCGGGCAAGAAAGATGCGGCGTGTTCTTTACGCTGCGTCTGAGCAACCGTCCAGCCGGCCGGTACCAAGGGCGCGGCATCCCCATCATCGGGCGCCCAGTCGGCGGTTCCCAACACGGAATCCAAGTACTCGGTCAGGCGGACTTCGAGCGGGCTGGGCTCGGCCGTCGTGACTTTCGCTTCGCTCTCGGGATCTTCAGCGGAGGCCTCCGTGGCGTCGTTGTCTTCGGCGTCCGCCGCTGTTTCCACTTCGTCCGCCACCGCCAATGCGGAGGTGGGGTTCAGTTTTGGGAAGCGTGAAACCCAGGG from Roseimaritima ulvae includes these protein-coding regions:
- the cysC gene encoding adenylyl-sulfate kinase; amino-acid sequence: MDELHHRPQIVWHDHAVSREDRQRVLGQRGCVIWFTGLSGCGKSTIANALDQQLLERGAKTFLLDGDNIRHGLCAPPDRLAADHGDSFAKRFGLGFGPEDREENIRRIGSVAQLFAAAGLITLSAFVSPYTRDRQRVRELVEGSGQAGDFIEVFVDTPLEICEQRDPKGLYKKARAGEIPNFTGISDPYEPPPHPEIHLAAGDGRTPPQLAEQILNELQHRGIFSVS
- a CDS encoding sugar phosphate isomerase/epimerase family protein — translated: MTACPPALLTGFADEAANDKLVLQQFCAFAALGLRYYSIRFIDAGQGVKNVMQLSDEEIATVRQQQDEYGLKVSSIGSPIGKVKLQDVDDGTANRFVPFDKYLDEEVRRACELANAFDAKLIRGFAFYHPKGTAAEDHLEQVSDQLGQIAEMCDSHGLTFGLEVEANLVGQTGQLLADIHRRVNHPAMLTIFDAANIVTQGFTADETYAQYLAMKPSLGWVHIKDYADPSPGGRITHVDEASLKNFVPADCGDSGHEAILRDLAGFMPELHKRMTDRGVDGVFMDLEPHVKGGGQFGGFSGPDGFGVALRGLCRVLDYVGIPYDLRNFQDIRQR
- a CDS encoding tetratricopeptide repeat protein → MTQPIVRNSRLVASYRRYLASADTLRFAQQVSDAYLPSTLAKLLAVGCIEVRRAASLALGIVGDGTVVEALGRALSDSDRGVRLAADDAFRATLVRDAAPAHHQQLLQVMHLNDGGEFAAGLPPAMILANQSPGYAEAMHQMGICWEGLNNLDEAEAAFRKCLWLCRFHYPAWIGVARCRMERNDLGAALKALDLATSICPDLEVPRAQARVIRRRLGISERQG
- a CDS encoding exonuclease/endonuclease/phosphatase family protein; amino-acid sequence: MRSALLVILLLGGGWYFFRHYEIDGLDGVELRPKSIAAGADRDDDLRGYLDGAADWRIDNGATGIPGTAYTPADFYASDSAADGTEAQLASFGGDAAAADGDTAEDAAALAEQIPHPSRRVRVASWALGGFGKDKAAKPHVMGWLARVIRSFDVIAVQQITGPQRDLLPRIVEHVNRSGRRYDFLIAPPQLAGTNPYGPEEQLAFVFDTERVVTDRGQFYTVADPANVMTHDPIVGWFRVVGPKPDRAWTFSVVNVRVEMDVARREVAALREVMQAVTQDGRHEDDTLMVGLFQADDAYLRPSLGQNRVVAAVEATPTDIFGRHQVSNVLLDPLVTTEYLGTGGVVNFLRLQNLTLAECEELTPHLPVYAEFSPVEGL
- a CDS encoding bifunctional 3,4-dihydroxy-2-butanone-4-phosphate synthase/GTP cyclohydrolase II, coding for MTNSDADSVDSSYNSVPEAVEAIRNGEVVIVVDAEDRENEGDFICAAEKATVEQVNFMLAGRGQLCVSVLPEVCRRLELAPVVSQNDAPLRTAFMTPIDIATAKTGITAAERAETIRKMAETTAKTEDFVRPGHVFPLLAKQGGVLRRAGHTEAAVDLARMAGLTPAACLCEILDDKGDRATRATLHGLAQRHGLKIISIEQLIAHRRVSEKLVQRAAEAKLPTRFGDFKIIVYSVDYEAQEPIALVTGDLTAEGQPPLVRMHSSCFTGDLVESLRCDCGDQLELALQMISDEGRGALIYLPQEGRGIGLAQKIRAYSLQDQGLDTVEANHALGFKADIRDYGVGLQILKDLGLSQVRLLTNNPKKTEAFNLRGFDLRVVDQVPIIPPANVHNAKYLQTKREKMGHQLP